A single Corynebacterium resistens DSM 45100 DNA region contains:
- the trxA gene encoding thioredoxin, producing the protein MAEIQKLTQSTFDETVASTDTPVLVDFWAEWCKPCKAMDPVLEELAAQYADKAIVAKVNVDEERGLAAQYQIMSIPALMIFKGGERVAEFNGAQPLNKLQAHLDKWV; encoded by the coding sequence GTGGCTGAAATTCAAAAGCTTACTCAATCGACGTTCGATGAGACCGTTGCCTCGACAGATACGCCTGTGCTCGTGGACTTCTGGGCCGAGTGGTGCAAGCCGTGTAAGGCTATGGACCCAGTGTTGGAAGAGCTCGCTGCGCAGTATGCGGACAAGGCAATCGTGGCAAAGGTCAACGTGGACGAAGAACGTGGACTCGCTGCCCAATACCAAATCATGTCAATCCCGGCGTTGATGATTTTTAAGGGTGGAGAACGCGTTGCAGAGTTCAACGGAGCTCAGCCATTGAATAAGCTTCAAGCCCACCTCGACAAGTGGGTGTAG
- a CDS encoding murein biosynthesis integral membrane protein MurJ, producing the protein MTFPQDNDDTAHRGREADASGRPSAGQRSRFRTSRPPAIVPSSGDSPNKNSTGVGRSAEQSNESESDQQLSESQTPAAAVATATAANRTEMAPGSSKAGSGGLKSAGQDATGSNRTGRNATAPNSGGTTDTAKATDADGESGKSATDEVVRAGGSMAIATLLSRITGFLRTVLIGSALGPAIASAFNTANTLPHLITELVLGAVLTSLVVPVLVRAEKEDPDGGEAFIRRLMTLTFTLMGAVTVISILAAPFLVKVGLDDEGHVNIDIATSIAYLVLPQIVCFAMFAVFMAVLNTKGMFKPGAWAPVVNNVVTLGILVLYYLLPDETKLNPTESVTITNPHILLLGLGTTLGVVAQAAIMIPFLRKAGINMKPLWGVDKRLKAFGGMAIAIIVYVAISQAGWMLNNRIASQASDAAVTVYMQAWQLLQMPYGVIGVTLLTAIMPRLSRNAADGDDQAVVRDLTSATKLTLLALLPVIVFFTGFGTLVAAALFQYQNFDLETANVLGWTISFSAFTLIPYSLVMLHLRVFYAREEVWTPTYIIAGITTTKLALAFLAPHISTEPRLVVVLLGAANGFGFLAGSIIGAQLLRRSLGSLQGRAVVKTALWTLGASIIGALIAWRVDVLLYTFVFKTPANPWFLIRMLIVGPIFLIVTGLVLSRSKLPEVDMLGLMLARIPVVGRFFTPRRPVDADRAAAIATPDSADQAQMAMQETGVLGDFAGTFMPPMSAGRVRGPRLVPGAPMLQGQYRLLSDHGGSTVARLWQAREMSTGNIVALTIMDPTAYVTSAAKSEDPHLSKMARIARAKDAMLRRSATLKDIDCEGMATVRRVIDNGSLVVLVSDWVQGSPLATVAKSGPDPMAAGYAVAALADAADAAHKTGVPLGIDHRDRMRITTAGHALLAFPGVVPNNTERQDAHGITVALGLLLEHLPDEEIPEELAETYHELKAINTDPEKEVDLHKVADHLRKLTSGDLGVEEDDVPEPTKVAGFGAEPARAPRLALITFVAFLVVALLAGAIALVVGAVGGGRNDSPLSTNSIRQGAERLENKEPRAVPVSNAFAWSPSDAEVKATNGPAANTPYGPDNPSQARLVIDGDPRTAWSTESYLNQLGSQPPAFKRGTGVLLEMPANTHFSQLDLQGLTPGSHVEIRIAGDKADSLADTRVLTDFAVKQSRTVVRSDDSNGNSDNGASERSQGEWKTGLNNQSSGELPKGADLIRLPKNSNTEGTKLIIWITKVSGPENKASIGEAGVLGTWEGMPELEQQKG; encoded by the coding sequence GTGACTTTCCCCCAAGATAACGACGATACTGCCCATCGCGGGCGAGAAGCGGATGCCTCCGGAAGGCCGTCAGCGGGCCAGCGCAGCCGTTTCCGCACTTCCCGCCCTCCGGCAATCGTGCCGTCAAGCGGCGATAGCCCAAACAAGAACAGTACCGGGGTAGGACGAAGTGCCGAGCAAAGTAACGAATCCGAAAGCGATCAGCAGCTTAGCGAAAGCCAAACACCGGCGGCGGCAGTAGCTACAGCGACGGCCGCTAACCGAACCGAGATGGCTCCGGGATCTTCCAAAGCGGGCAGTGGGGGACTGAAGTCTGCGGGGCAGGATGCCACCGGATCGAACCGGACTGGGCGAAACGCGACTGCACCGAACAGTGGCGGAACAACTGATACAGCCAAGGCGACGGATGCCGACGGCGAATCAGGAAAAAGCGCCACTGATGAAGTCGTCCGCGCAGGCGGCTCGATGGCAATCGCCACTTTGCTATCGCGCATCACGGGCTTTCTGCGCACCGTACTGATCGGCTCGGCCCTGGGGCCAGCAATCGCCTCGGCTTTCAACACCGCGAATACGCTGCCACACCTCATCACCGAGCTGGTGCTGGGTGCGGTCCTCACGTCTTTGGTCGTGCCCGTGCTGGTGCGTGCGGAAAAGGAAGATCCCGATGGCGGTGAGGCCTTCATCCGAAGATTGATGACCCTCACGTTCACCTTGATGGGTGCCGTGACGGTGATATCAATTCTGGCCGCACCTTTCCTTGTGAAGGTCGGCCTGGACGATGAAGGCCACGTCAACATCGATATCGCCACATCGATCGCCTATCTGGTGCTGCCCCAGATCGTGTGTTTTGCGATGTTCGCAGTGTTCATGGCGGTGCTGAATACCAAGGGTATGTTCAAGCCTGGCGCGTGGGCGCCGGTGGTCAACAACGTGGTGACCTTGGGCATTCTGGTGCTGTACTACCTGCTGCCAGATGAGACCAAGCTCAACCCAACGGAATCGGTCACGATCACTAATCCGCACATCTTGCTGCTGGGTCTTGGAACGACTTTGGGCGTGGTGGCCCAAGCTGCGATCATGATCCCATTCCTGCGCAAGGCCGGTATCAACATGAAGCCGCTATGGGGCGTGGATAAGCGCCTCAAAGCGTTCGGCGGTATGGCTATTGCCATCATCGTCTACGTGGCAATTTCGCAGGCCGGTTGGATGCTGAACAACCGAATTGCTTCGCAGGCTTCCGACGCCGCAGTGACCGTCTACATGCAGGCGTGGCAGTTGCTGCAAATGCCCTACGGTGTTATCGGCGTGACGCTCCTCACGGCCATCATGCCCCGCCTTTCCCGCAATGCGGCCGACGGCGATGACCAAGCGGTAGTCCGCGATCTCACCAGTGCCACGAAACTCACCTTGCTGGCCCTGCTGCCAGTAATCGTGTTCTTCACTGGCTTCGGCACACTCGTTGCCGCCGCGCTATTCCAGTACCAGAACTTCGATCTGGAGACCGCCAATGTCCTGGGCTGGACGATTTCTTTCTCTGCGTTCACGTTGATTCCGTATTCCCTCGTGATGCTGCACTTGCGCGTGTTCTACGCCCGCGAGGAAGTCTGGACCCCGACCTACATCATCGCCGGCATCACCACCACCAAGCTGGCGCTAGCGTTCCTCGCCCCGCATATTTCCACCGAGCCACGCCTCGTCGTGGTTCTCTTGGGCGCAGCCAACGGCTTCGGCTTCCTCGCCGGTTCCATCATTGGCGCTCAATTGCTGCGCCGTTCTTTGGGTAGTTTGCAAGGTCGCGCCGTCGTCAAGACCGCCTTGTGGACTCTAGGGGCTTCCATAATCGGTGCGCTTATCGCGTGGCGAGTCGATGTACTGCTGTACACGTTCGTCTTTAAGACTCCCGCAAACCCTTGGTTCCTCATTCGCATGTTGATCGTGGGGCCGATCTTCCTGATCGTTACGGGCTTGGTTCTGTCGCGCTCCAAGCTTCCGGAAGTCGACATGCTTGGTCTTATGTTGGCCCGCATCCCGGTGGTCGGTCGTTTCTTTACACCTCGACGCCCCGTCGATGCCGACCGCGCTGCTGCCATTGCAACCCCAGATTCTGCCGACCAGGCGCAGATGGCGATGCAGGAAACCGGTGTACTCGGCGACTTCGCGGGCACGTTCATGCCGCCAATGTCCGCCGGTCGCGTGCGTGGTCCACGGCTTGTACCCGGCGCGCCAATGTTGCAGGGACAGTATCGCCTGCTCTCCGATCACGGTGGCTCCACGGTCGCCCGTCTGTGGCAGGCGCGGGAGATGTCAACAGGCAACATCGTGGCACTGACAATCATGGATCCCACCGCCTATGTGACATCAGCCGCAAAGTCGGAAGATCCCCATCTATCCAAGATGGCGCGTATTGCGCGGGCAAAGGATGCGATGCTCCGGAGGTCCGCAACTCTGAAGGACATCGATTGCGAGGGCATGGCTACTGTGCGTCGTGTCATCGATAACGGCAGCCTCGTGGTGTTGGTATCCGATTGGGTGCAGGGCTCACCATTGGCTACCGTCGCAAAATCGGGCCCGGATCCCATGGCAGCTGGCTATGCAGTTGCTGCCTTGGCGGATGCCGCGGATGCCGCCCACAAGACCGGAGTTCCGCTGGGCATTGATCACCGCGATCGCATGCGCATCACCACTGCGGGTCACGCATTGCTGGCTTTCCCTGGTGTGGTTCCCAACAACACCGAGCGTCAAGATGCGCACGGTATTACCGTCGCGCTCGGCCTGTTGCTGGAACACCTGCCGGATGAAGAGATCCCGGAAGAACTCGCAGAAACCTATCATGAGCTCAAGGCGATCAACACCGATCCTGAAAAGGAAGTGGACCTGCACAAAGTCGCGGACCACCTGCGCAAGCTCACGAGTGGAGACTTGGGCGTGGAAGAGGATGACGTGCCCGAGCCCACCAAGGTCGCTGGCTTCGGTGCGGAACCAGCGCGCGCTCCTCGGTTGGCTTTGATCACATTCGTGGCTTTCTTGGTTGTGGCCCTACTGGCGGGCGCAATTGCGTTGGTCGTGGGCGCCGTTGGTGGTGGCCGGAACGATTCGCCGCTGTCCACAAACTCCATCCGCCAAGGTGCCGAACGCCTCGAGAATAAGGAACCGAGGGCAGTTCCTGTTTCCAATGCCTTCGCGTGGTCTCCATCAGATGCCGAGGTCAAGGCAACTAACGGGCCAGCCGCCAACACTCCGTATGGTCCAGACAATCCTTCTCAGGCGCGATTGGTTATCGACGGGGACCCTAGGACGGCATGGAGTACCGAAAGCTATTTGAATCAGTTGGGCTCTCAGCCACCCGCCTTCAAGCGTGGCACCGGTGTGCTGCTGGAAATGCCGGCGAACACCCACTTTTCACAACTTGATCTACAGGGCTTGACGCCAGGCTCTCACGTTGAGATACGCATTGCCGGGGACAAGGCAGATTCGTTGGCCGATACCCGGGTGCTCACTGATTTCGCGGTCAAGCAATCACGAACCGTGGTTCGCTCGGACGATTCGAACGGAAATAGCGATAATGGCGCATCCGAACGCAGCCAAGGCGAATGGAAAACGGGCCTAAACAACCAGAGTTCGGGTGAGCTACCCAAGGGAGCAGACCTCATCCGTTTGCCCAAAAATTCCAATACCGAAGGTACCAAGCTGATCATCTGGATTACGAAGGTTTCCGGCCCCGAGAACAAGGCCAGCATCGGTGAAGCCGGAGTGCTGGGAACGTGGGAAGGCATGCCTGAACTAGAGCAACAAAAAGGCTAG
- the trxB gene encoding thioredoxin-disulfide reductase produces the protein MNQPFLQGGGFLKTNTNTNDSANAPVNAGENSAEGAKPAEGKIHDVIIVGSGPAGYTAAIYAARAELNPIVFEGVEYGGLLMQTTEVENFPGFRDGIQGPDLMEEMRAQAERFGADLRGEDIERIDLSGPVKKLWAYGELYQAKSVILATGAAPRYLGVPGESELLGRGVSACATCDGFFFKDKKIAVVGGGDSAMEEADFLTKFGSSVTLIHRRDEFRASKIMQERAKDNEKIDFIMNAKVVEVLGTEAVTGLKIEDTVTGEQRDIEMDAMFVAIGHDPRVAVFEGQVDLKENGYVKVDEPSTRTSVPGVFAAGDLVDSHYQQAITAAGSGCRAALDAEAYLAGLD, from the coding sequence ATGAATCAACCATTTTTGCAGGGCGGCGGTTTTTTAAAGACCAACACCAATACCAATGACTCGGCCAACGCACCGGTGAATGCCGGTGAAAACAGCGCCGAAGGGGCTAAACCTGCAGAGGGCAAGATTCACGATGTCATCATCGTAGGTTCCGGACCGGCCGGTTATACAGCGGCCATCTACGCCGCACGCGCGGAACTCAATCCCATCGTCTTCGAGGGCGTGGAATACGGAGGCCTGTTGATGCAGACCACCGAGGTTGAGAATTTTCCCGGCTTCCGCGATGGAATCCAAGGCCCGGACCTCATGGAAGAGATGCGTGCGCAGGCTGAACGATTCGGCGCAGACCTGCGCGGAGAGGATATCGAGCGCATCGATTTAAGTGGGCCAGTGAAGAAGCTGTGGGCTTATGGGGAGCTTTACCAAGCGAAAAGCGTGATCTTGGCTACCGGGGCTGCGCCTCGGTACCTGGGCGTACCAGGGGAGTCCGAGTTGTTGGGACGAGGTGTCTCTGCTTGTGCAACCTGTGACGGCTTCTTCTTTAAAGATAAGAAAATTGCTGTGGTCGGCGGTGGCGACTCCGCAATGGAGGAAGCTGATTTCCTCACGAAGTTCGGCTCCAGCGTAACCCTCATCCACCGCCGAGATGAGTTCCGCGCCTCCAAGATCATGCAGGAGCGCGCGAAGGACAATGAGAAGATCGACTTCATCATGAATGCCAAGGTCGTGGAAGTCCTAGGCACGGAGGCCGTGACCGGACTGAAGATTGAGGACACCGTCACTGGTGAACAGCGCGATATCGAGATGGACGCGATGTTCGTTGCAATTGGCCATGATCCGCGTGTCGCCGTGTTCGAGGGTCAGGTGGACTTGAAGGAAAACGGCTATGTCAAGGTCGATGAGCCCTCCACCCGCACCAGTGTTCCTGGGGTGTTTGCGGCGGGTGACCTTGTCGATTCTCACTATCAGCAGGCGATTACCGCGGCTGGCTCAGGGTGCCGTGCCGCACTCGATGCGGAAGCCTACCTTGCCGGGTTGGACTAA
- a CDS encoding CCA tRNA nucleotidyltransferase produces MFGSFCRINVVNYQPENPRTPASMLANAWQALGKQNATLQPLARAFHGAGFSLYLVGGSVRDALLGRLSHDLDFTTDARPAQIIEVLEPLAEKIWDTGIEYGTVSALVRGAMLEITTFRADQYDGDSRNPDVTFGDSLEGDLIRRDFRVNAMALELRPDGDHQFQDPLGGLDDAAAGLLDTPDSPEISFNDDPLRMLRACRFVSQLEFAVAPRVGAAMKEMAPQIKRITVERVAVELNKLMLGAAPWDGLDLMVDSGLAEFVLPELPALKMTQDEHKQHKDVYRHSLRVLRNAVELEAKNNWEPDLELRMASLLHDVGKPATRAFTESGAVTFHQHEVVGAKMTRKRLQKLKYSRQHVKDISQLVFLHMRFHGYSDGGAQGEPSWTDSAVRRYVNDAGDLLPRLHLLVRADCTTRNKRKADRLQRTYDGLEQRIAELQEQEDLAAVRPDLDGNAIMEILDLPPGPQVGKAWAYLKELRLDRGPLPREEAIAELRAWWAEQQEAN; encoded by the coding sequence ATGTTCGGGTCCTTTTGTAGAATCAACGTCGTGAATTATCAGCCAGAAAACCCCCGCACCCCCGCCAGTATGTTGGCGAACGCATGGCAAGCACTGGGAAAGCAGAATGCCACGCTGCAACCGCTTGCGCGGGCTTTCCATGGCGCCGGTTTTTCGCTGTACCTCGTGGGTGGCTCCGTTCGCGATGCCCTCCTAGGAAGGCTCTCTCACGACCTAGACTTCACCACAGATGCCCGCCCGGCCCAGATCATTGAGGTGCTGGAACCTCTCGCGGAAAAGATTTGGGATACCGGAATTGAATATGGCACCGTATCTGCGCTGGTCAGAGGTGCAATGTTAGAGATCACCACATTCCGCGCGGATCAATATGATGGCGATTCCCGCAATCCTGACGTGACCTTTGGTGACAGCCTCGAGGGCGACCTTATCCGCCGCGATTTCCGCGTCAACGCCATGGCCTTGGAGCTCCGACCTGATGGCGACCATCAGTTTCAAGATCCCCTCGGCGGACTGGATGATGCTGCCGCCGGGCTTTTGGATACTCCGGATTCACCCGAGATCTCCTTCAACGACGATCCCTTGCGCATGTTGCGAGCCTGCCGGTTTGTTTCGCAGCTGGAATTTGCTGTGGCACCGCGTGTTGGCGCAGCGATGAAAGAGATGGCGCCCCAGATCAAACGCATCACTGTAGAGCGGGTGGCCGTAGAGCTCAACAAGCTGATGCTGGGTGCGGCGCCCTGGGATGGCCTTGACTTGATGGTGGATTCCGGATTGGCCGAGTTTGTGCTGCCAGAGCTACCCGCATTGAAAATGACGCAGGACGAACACAAGCAGCACAAAGATGTTTACCGCCACTCCTTGCGCGTTCTACGCAATGCGGTGGAGCTGGAAGCGAAGAACAACTGGGAACCGGATTTGGAGCTGCGCATGGCGTCACTACTCCACGATGTCGGCAAACCGGCTACCCGAGCTTTTACGGAATCTGGAGCCGTGACCTTCCACCAGCATGAAGTGGTCGGCGCGAAGATGACCCGCAAGCGCCTGCAGAAGCTGAAGTACTCCCGTCAGCACGTCAAGGACATCTCCCAGCTGGTGTTTTTGCACATGCGGTTCCACGGCTATAGCGATGGCGGAGCACAAGGTGAGCCATCATGGACGGATTCTGCCGTGCGCCGCTATGTCAACGATGCCGGTGATCTGCTGCCGCGCCTGCATCTATTGGTGCGTGCCGATTGCACCACGCGGAATAAGCGGAAAGCTGATCGCTTGCAACGAACCTACGATGGCCTGGAGCAGCGCATTGCCGAGCTACAGGAGCAAGAGGATCTGGCGGCTGTCCGCCCCGATTTGGATGGCAACGCGATCATGGAGATCCTTGATCTGCCGCCAGGACCGCAGGTGGGTAAAGCGTGGGCATACTTGAAGGAGCTACGGCTGGATCGGGGCCCTTTGCCACGGGAAGAAGCCATCGCTGAGCTTCGTGCGTGGTGGGCCGAGCAACAGGAGGCTAACTGA
- a CDS encoding NUDIX hydrolase: protein MNQNEGAADGQRRRRNRRSRRPNQKRQHSGHNEQTKNSAGKQSNSSSPGQRNHGVRDKNGSPEPAVSTSSTNGGGSPQGAQNPSQGKQNIPGPNSGGNSNKRRRRGGRGRGGRGRGGSNNGNPQGNNSTGGHSRGENSNPENSHGKNQSKNHGKNQAKGHGKGSSKNKGQQRGRSGGNNRSRNGSGNHGRSSGNRRADHTITQRPERDTAAFHDLHSELPISVETSAGGLVLSGLAEAVGPNGDVDLSKIYVALIGRLDRRGRLLWSMPKGHVEPDESQHATAEREVWEETGVAGKVIGELGTIDYWFISEGVRIHKTVHHHLLRFVDGHLNDEDPEVTEVTWLPVNQLIERLAYADERRLARQAFDSLPDYARAEAAAGRFTPR from the coding sequence ATGAATCAGAACGAAGGTGCCGCAGACGGCCAGCGCCGTCGTCGGAACCGGCGTTCACGACGGCCAAACCAGAAGCGTCAACACAGCGGCCACAACGAACAAACTAAAAACTCTGCAGGTAAGCAGAGTAATTCCAGCTCCCCTGGACAGCGCAATCACGGCGTGCGCGACAAGAACGGCTCACCAGAGCCTGCTGTATCAACCAGTAGCACCAACGGTGGCGGTTCCCCACAAGGAGCCCAGAACCCTAGTCAAGGAAAGCAAAACATCCCCGGACCCAACAGTGGCGGTAATAGCAATAAGCGCCGCCGGCGTGGCGGGCGTGGTCGCGGAGGCCGCGGTCGCGGTGGCTCCAACAATGGCAATCCTCAAGGCAATAACAGCACCGGTGGCCACAGCAGAGGAGAAAACAGCAACCCGGAAAACAGCCACGGTAAGAACCAAAGCAAGAACCACGGCAAAAATCAGGCCAAAGGGCACGGTAAAGGTTCAAGCAAGAACAAGGGTCAGCAGAGAGGCCGCTCTGGAGGAAACAATCGCTCCCGCAACGGCTCGGGCAACCACGGGCGCTCATCGGGCAACCGACGTGCAGATCACACGATCACGCAGCGGCCTGAACGCGATACCGCAGCTTTCCACGACTTACATTCCGAGCTGCCGATTTCCGTAGAAACCTCAGCTGGTGGCCTCGTGCTATCAGGATTAGCTGAAGCCGTCGGCCCCAATGGCGATGTAGATCTGTCCAAAATCTACGTCGCCCTCATCGGTCGCCTAGATCGCCGTGGTCGCCTGCTCTGGTCCATGCCCAAGGGCCACGTGGAACCAGATGAATCCCAACACGCCACCGCAGAGCGCGAGGTGTGGGAGGAAACGGGCGTGGCCGGCAAAGTCATCGGCGAGCTCGGCACGATTGATTACTGGTTCATCTCCGAAGGCGTGCGCATCCACAAGACCGTGCACCACCATCTGCTGCGCTTTGTAGATGGGCACCTCAATGACGAAGATCCAGAAGTAACGGAAGTTACTTGGTTGCCGGTCAATCAATTGATCGAGCGGTTGGCCTATGCCGATGAACGGCGCTTGGCCCGTCAAGCTTTCGATAGTTTGCCGGACTACGCTCGTGCCGAAGCCGCTGCAGGAAGATTCACTCCCCGTTAA
- a CDS encoding N-acetylmuramoyl-L-alanine amidase produces the protein MERLLLQVGDSSPRVAEVRGTLARLGLLEGFEGDATGLSKQRWSAKDQVFDADLAEALKAFQQQRGIIADGMITSGTLRALREASYTLGARVLSLQSNQFVGDDVAQLQTQLHDLGFYTNRIDGHFGHKTHAAVVSYQLNYGLNNDGVVGPNTLRALSYLGRRITGGSPQSIREKEQIRSAGPQLSGKRVVIDPGLGGDHKGYAVLGPYGEVTEEEILWDLAGRIEGRMIAAGMETILSRPRSANPSNQDRANIANAFGADLMISLQADIYPNDLANGCASFYFGSISGYSSMVGEKLSGFIQREICARTPLQNCYNHGQTWDLLRLTSMPAVQVVPGYLTNPGDVAVLTDPAMRDIIADAIVVSVKRLYLLDKDHHRTGTFSVTEIIKGELPT, from the coding sequence ATGGAACGCTTGCTTCTTCAAGTCGGCGACAGCAGCCCGCGCGTCGCCGAGGTTCGGGGTACCTTGGCTCGTCTGGGCTTACTCGAGGGTTTTGAGGGCGACGCCACCGGCCTCAGCAAGCAGCGTTGGTCCGCGAAAGATCAGGTATTCGACGCGGATCTTGCCGAGGCTCTCAAAGCGTTCCAGCAACAGCGCGGAATTATCGCAGACGGCATGATCACATCGGGCACGCTACGCGCCCTACGTGAGGCCTCCTACACCCTAGGGGCGCGCGTGCTTTCCTTGCAGAGCAATCAGTTCGTTGGCGACGATGTCGCACAACTTCAGACCCAGTTGCATGATCTCGGTTTCTACACCAACCGCATCGACGGTCACTTCGGGCACAAAACACATGCAGCTGTCGTTTCGTATCAGCTCAATTACGGACTCAACAACGATGGAGTCGTGGGCCCGAACACTTTAAGAGCGCTGTCGTACTTGGGGCGTCGAATCACAGGTGGCTCACCACAATCTATTCGGGAGAAAGAGCAGATCCGCTCGGCGGGACCTCAGCTTTCCGGTAAGCGCGTTGTTATCGACCCTGGTCTGGGAGGAGATCATAAGGGCTATGCAGTGCTGGGTCCGTATGGCGAGGTCACCGAAGAAGAAATTCTGTGGGATCTAGCTGGGCGCATCGAGGGGCGCATGATTGCCGCGGGAATGGAGACTATTCTGTCTCGCCCTCGTTCGGCCAATCCCAGCAACCAAGATCGCGCCAACATTGCCAATGCATTCGGGGCGGATCTGATGATCAGTTTGCAGGCGGATATCTACCCGAACGACCTAGCCAATGGGTGTGCTTCTTTTTACTTTGGCTCGATTTCAGGCTATTCGTCCATGGTGGGGGAGAAGCTAAGTGGTTTCATCCAACGCGAGATTTGCGCGCGTACACCCCTGCAGAATTGTTATAACCATGGACAAACTTGGGACCTATTGCGATTGACCAGCATGCCAGCCGTGCAGGTTGTCCCTGGATATCTAACGAATCCGGGCGATGTGGCAGTGCTCACCGATCCAGCTATGCGTGACATTATTGCCGATGCCATCGTGGTTTCGGTAAAGCGCCTTTATCTTTTGGACAAAGACCATCACCGTACCGGTACTTTCAGCGTTACAGAGATCATTAAGGGCGAACTGCCTACCTAG
- a CDS encoding RNA polymerase sigma factor, whose protein sequence is MELCGVEKKKPAGKRSAKTLATASDEQLLRWHVERSAGESVCRGTAFRELVQRHHRKLWWAVRRVNIHDSHHMDVFQEGLLRIHRNAHQFRGDGSSVSTWMISIMYNCALTYVTKLRREASPQSVELEVTLREVPAKTVREDSTVERLDVYANLKKLDPKVRQVVALNYLEGLSEEATANRLGIPVGTVKSRKNRGKKQLQALLAADGGGEYALRLAG, encoded by the coding sequence ATGGAGCTATGTGGCGTCGAAAAGAAAAAGCCGGCAGGCAAGCGATCTGCCAAGACACTGGCCACAGCGAGTGATGAGCAACTCCTGCGGTGGCACGTGGAACGGTCAGCAGGGGAGAGCGTGTGTCGGGGAACCGCGTTTCGGGAGTTAGTTCAACGGCATCACCGAAAACTGTGGTGGGCCGTACGGCGCGTGAATATTCACGATAGCCACCACATGGATGTCTTTCAGGAGGGGTTATTGCGGATTCACCGGAATGCGCATCAGTTCCGTGGCGATGGGTCGTCTGTGTCAACCTGGATGATTTCAATCATGTACAACTGCGCGCTGACCTACGTGACGAAATTACGGCGCGAAGCGAGCCCGCAATCGGTAGAGCTAGAGGTGACCTTGCGGGAAGTGCCGGCCAAGACCGTCCGGGAGGACAGCACCGTGGAGCGACTGGATGTGTATGCAAACCTGAAGAAGTTGGATCCGAAGGTGCGACAGGTCGTAGCGTTGAACTACCTCGAAGGCTTGAGCGAGGAAGCTACGGCCAATCGCCTAGGAATCCCGGTAGGGACCGTGAAATCACGAAAGAATCGAGGCAAGAAACAGCTTCAAGCTCTGCTCGCTGCCGATGGGGGTGGGGAATACGCGCTGCGTCTAGCTGGTTAA